In the genome of Patagioenas fasciata isolate bPatFas1 chromosome 12, bPatFas1.hap1, whole genome shotgun sequence, one region contains:
- the WHAMM gene encoding WASP homolog-associated protein with actin, membranes and microtubules, protein MEPQPDSLEGWVAVRDTAFAEPQPPRLRFLVAWNGVEGAFAVTCHGRAEAQGPQSWAGLFSAPALRGVHRQLSAVCPRLEPAFPALPPTLPGAAAAGGLWAVLFPGGAALGEAEVQELCRELERYLGWALELCGGRVVLDALFADDRHHDDEYFESLHELRAKALRGHLARAKEALRRVLQQHKNADTMVALMKVYEEEDEAYQDLVTMATQFYQYLLQPFRDMRELATLYKLEILKSLQYDNLGPKRVAALQKDAEEWTKRAENAVCSIQDITVNYFKETVKALAAMHKQMEQDQERFGKTTWASALPRLENLKCMLTKETLQHLRARELCLKQRRTGIRKNLENLSEQEENLTLVEELEIQYYETQLELYNVQLEVLKHEELLLIVQLDTLRRQIKEKQDEVVYYDTCENPEELKVIEQTMGQHYANLSEMTMLRQKTKQLETKRGTVCARRANLRNKKDQCEASHRQRLQQAEESKKRFQQHHSIQIKRDKQKEEEKKKKAWISQERQKTLERLKTFREKCPAHVVLKTSRPQPFSPKLPRSITQQAAVPSPLPSSRARAAPEQPKSILLVEAKESKAPPQNTPADTPVQIFVTAGDSEQQKLSEGLVVAPSSPPPPPPPPPLLLPPPPPPPPLPLQLKTPPAIEDKPLPLSSCGPTESAALHKQDDSSRRSINNCIGSMDEVLASLKRGEVHLRKVEQPNPYASVKDNILAAIRQGVKLRKVNRDTEKDVSKGSANELERSIKAAMQRIKNVSADSEEEENNEQNAGEWDS, encoded by the exons ATGGAGCCGCAGCCCGACAGCCTGGAGGGGTGGGTGGCCGTGCGTGACACCGCCTTCGCCGAGCCCCAGCCGCCGCGGCTCCGCTTCCTTGTGGCCTGGAACGGCGTGGAGGGCGCGTTCGCCGTGACCTGCCACGGCCGGGCGGAGGCGCAGGGCCCGCAGAGCTGGGCCGGCCTCTTCTCCGCGCCGGCCCTGCGCGGCGTCCACCGGCAGCTGTCGGCCGTGTGCCCGCGCCTGGAGCCCGCGTTCCCCGCGCTGCCACCCACGCTGCCCGGCGCGGCCGCGGCCGGCGGGCTGTGGGCCGTGCTGTTCCCCGGCGGCGCGGCACTGGGCGAGGCCGAGGTGCAGGAGCTGTGCCGGGAGCTGGAGCGCTACCTGGGCTGGGCCCTGGAGCTCTGCGGCGGCCGGGTGGTGCTGGACGCGCTCTTCGCCGACGACCGGCACCACGACGACGAGTACTTCGAGAGCCTGCACGAGCTCCGCGCCAAGGCCCTGCGCGGCCACCTGGCCCGGGCCAAGGAGGCCCTGCGGCGG GTTCTTCAGCAGCATAAAAATGCTGACACAATGGTGGCTTTGATGAAGGTTTATGAAGAAGAAGATGAAGCTTATCAGGATTTGGTCACCATGGCAACACAATTCTACCAGTATTTACTGCAGCCCTTCAGAGATATGCGAGAGCTGGCGACACTGTACAAACTGGAAATCCTG AAGTCTTTGCAGTATGATAATTTGGGGCCTAAAAGAgtagcagctttgcagaaagatGCTGAAGAATGGACTAAGCGAGCTGAAAATGCTGTGTGCTCCATTCAGGATATCACTGTGAACTACTTCAAGGAAACTGTGAAGGCTCTGGCAG CAATGCACAAACAGATGGAACAAGATCAGGAAAGATTTGGTAAAACCACCTGGGCATCGGCCCTGCCACGACTAGAAAATCTGAAATGTATGTTGACTAAAGAAACCCTTCAGCATCTGAGAGCGAGAGAGTTGTGCCTGAAACAGAGGAGAACTGGCATTCGGAAAAAT TTGGAGAACCTCAGCGAACAAGAAGAGAACCTGACTCTAGTGGAGGAGCTGGAAATACAATATTATGAAACGCAGCTGGAATTATATAATGTACAGCTGGAAGTATTGAAACATGAAGAGCTGCTGCTTATTGTACAGTTGGACACTTTAAGGAGACAGATTAAAG AGAAACAGGATGAAGTTGTTTACTATGATACTTGTGAAAATCCTGAGGAGCTCAAGGTCATTGAACAGACAATGGGACAACATTACGCTAACTTGTCAGAAATGACGATGCTGAGGCAGAAGACTAAGCAGTTGGAGACAAAGCGTGGGACTGTCTGTGCGAGGAGAGCCAACCTCAGGAACAAAAAA GATCAGTGTGAAGCAAGCCATCGGCAGAGACTGCAACAGGCAGAAGAGAGCAAAAAACGCTTCCAGCAGCATCACAGCATACAGATA AAGAGAGATAAacaaaaagaagaggagaaaaagaagaaagcttgGATAAGCCAGGAACGTCAGAAAACActggagaggctgaaaacatTCAGGGAG AAGTGTCCGGCTCACGTTGTTCTGAAAACATCTCGCCCCCAGCCTTTCAGTCCCAAGCTGCCACGAAGCATCACCCAGCAGGCTGCAGTACCATCCCCTCTGCCTTCGTCGAGAGCAAGGGCAGCTCCAGAGCAGCCGAAGAGCATCCTGCTGGTAGAGGCCAAAGAATCAAAAGCTCCACCTCAGAATACCCCAGCAGATACACCTGTCCAGATTTTTGTTACTGCTGGCGACTCAGAACAACAAAAGCTCAGTGAGGGACTGGTGGTCGCTCCatcttccccaccaccaccacctcctccacCCCCTCTTCTTTTACCCCCtcctcccccacctcctcccttaCCTCTCCAGTTGAAGACACCACCAGCAATAGAGGATAAACCACTTCCCCTTAGCTCCTGTGGCCCCACGGAAAGTGCTGCACTGCACAAACAGGATGACTCGTCCAGGAGGTCTATAAATAATTGCATAG GTTCCATGGATGAGGTTTTGGCCTCTCTAAAACGCGGTGAAGTTCATCTTCGCAAGGTGGAACAGCCAAATCCGTATGCCTCTGTAAAAGACAACATCCTCGCTGCCATAAGGCAAGGAGTTAAACTGAGAAAAGTGAATCGGGACACTGAGAAAGATGTCAGTAAAGGATCCGCTAATGAGCTCGAGAGAAGCATTAAGGCAGCCATGCAGAGAATTAAGAACGTGTCTGCTGATTCTGAAGAAGAGGAGAACAATGAGCAGAATGCTGGAGAGTGGGACAGCTAA